A stretch of Clostridia bacterium DNA encodes these proteins:
- the otsB gene encoding trehalose-phosphatase, with amino-acid sequence MGDKVGGESLESRLMSLRKSPRALLLFDYDGTLVPIVSHPAWARPDEDLLSFLGQLAARPSYTVGIISGRRVRELAEFFAGLNLYLVGLHGGEAITPEGKYVSYLDDQRVVNLALRGLASKTRELLRMLRQPPGFFLEDKGIALALHYRGASPAEVARVVPQFLAWAGDFLEKWDLEILRGKKMVEVRPRGMNKGQAVTRLVAAWPGRLHPGTMILYAGDDITDEDAFQALSQHREAVTIYIGEAQRPTAACYRLPSPSSLRELIRRCLL; translated from the coding sequence ATGGGCGATAAGGTAGGAGGAGAGAGCCTAGAGTCTAGGCTTATGAGCTTGAGGAAATCCCCTCGAGCTCTACTACTTTTTGATTATGACGGCACTCTGGTGCCCATCGTCTCCCATCCGGCCTGGGCCCGGCCGGATGAAGATTTATTAAGCTTTTTGGGGCAGCTAGCGGCTAGGCCCAGCTATACGGTGGGTATCATTAGCGGCCGGCGAGTGAGGGAGCTGGCCGAGTTTTTTGCCGGCCTCAATTTGTACCTGGTGGGCCTGCACGGTGGCGAGGCCATTACCCCAGAGGGTAAGTATGTGAGCTATCTGGACGACCAGAGGGTGGTAAACTTGGCCTTGCGCGGCTTGGCCAGCAAAACCCGAGAGCTGCTTAGAATGCTTAGGCAGCCACCTGGGTTTTTCCTGGAGGATAAGGGTATAGCTTTAGCCCTCCACTACCGGGGGGCGAGCCCAGCTGAGGTAGCCAGAGTAGTGCCTCAGTTTCTGGCCTGGGCGGGAGATTTTTTGGAAAAGTGGGATCTGGAGATTCTCAGGGGCAAGAAGATGGTCGAGGTGCGGCCCCGGGGGATGAATAAGGGTCAAGCGGTAACGCGGCTGGTGGCAGCTTGGCCGGGGAGACTCCACCCGGGAACCATGATCCTCTATGCCGGCGATGACATCACCGATGAAGATGCCTTCCAGGCCCTCAGCCAGCATCGGGAGGCCGTTACCATCTACATCGGCGAAGCCCAGCGCCCAACCGCTGCTTGCTACCGCCTGCCCTCGCCCAGTTCCCTTCGCGAGCTGATCCGGCGTTGCCTGCTTTGA
- a CDS encoding amylo-alpha-1,6-glucosidase has translation MEDLRITPKDLPIRTEVLKEGQTFFISLVNGSVPVGNLGGLGLYYRDTRYLSSFEFYIERTKPVLLSSSTRESHFVQEEFTNEEMVLESGESLPIQSLHVRLLRVLKRDLLQRCRLINFNPYPVTAIFRMVMGADYRDIFEIRGTQRKRRGEYLPPQLSPSAITFGYRGLDGVERRTQIEFDPAPQSLRIEEGLGVAEYRIFLPPQKKIYLNLRVSPFYGREYEQARSRTNLDVAFSEAALAQARSYRAWRRSCTSISCDHEIFNRMFDQNITDLYSLRAEYDGLGSIVEAGVPWFAAPFGRDAMITSWETLMVNPDLARQSLRFLAQFQGQRDDPLREEKPGKILHELRFGEMAACGEVLGTPYYGSADSTLWFIIVLGETYRWTRDLELVRELEGPLHKALAWCRYYGDLDGDGYVEYKREGPIGLDNQGWKDSWDAVVTPEGYLPSPPIALVEVQAYLYLAMQRASELLGALGRFEEAERWWQDSQKLKQQFLRDFWLDNLGYMAFALDGNKRQISTTVSNPGHCLFTGVLPDYHAERVARRLFEPDMYSGWGIRTMSKREKAYNPMSYHNGSVWPHDNAIIARGLRRYGHLELMEKLANGLWEAAFSFTYFRLPELFCGFTRRFLGGPVHYPTACDPQAWAVGSNILLLQSMLGLEVNGEGIHIQTPLLPRGVNELHLRDLQVGKAKVDLEFGQSRGKIYCNVLRREGPVRVTIEA, from the coding sequence ATGGAAGACCTGAGGATTACGCCTAAAGATCTCCCAATTCGAACAGAGGTTCTAAAAGAAGGTCAGACCTTCTTCATTTCCTTGGTCAACGGTTCGGTCCCGGTGGGAAATCTAGGAGGATTAGGATTATATTACCGGGATACCCGTTACCTCAGCAGCTTTGAATTCTACATTGAGCGGACCAAGCCGGTGCTCTTATCCTCCAGCACTCGGGAGAGCCACTTTGTTCAGGAGGAGTTTACCAATGAGGAAATGGTTTTGGAGAGCGGCGAAAGCTTGCCTATCCAGAGCTTGCATGTGCGGCTCCTCAGGGTGCTAAAGCGGGATCTATTGCAGCGCTGCCGGTTGATTAACTTTAACCCTTACCCGGTAACCGCGATTTTCCGGATGGTGATGGGAGCTGACTACCGCGATATCTTTGAAATTCGGGGCACCCAGAGAAAGAGGCGAGGGGAGTACCTGCCGCCACAACTGTCGCCGTCGGCCATTACTTTTGGCTACCGAGGGCTGGACGGAGTAGAGCGGCGGACCCAGATCGAATTTGACCCGGCGCCGCAGAGCTTAAGGATTGAGGAGGGACTGGGAGTTGCCGAATACCGGATTTTTCTTCCCCCGCAAAAGAAGATCTATCTAAACCTGAGGGTAAGCCCTTTTTATGGCCGGGAATATGAACAAGCCCGCTCCCGCACCAATCTGGACGTTGCCTTTAGCGAGGCTGCCTTGGCGCAAGCCCGAAGCTATCGAGCTTGGAGGCGGAGCTGTACCAGCATTAGTTGTGATCACGAGATCTTCAATCGCATGTTTGACCAAAATATTACCGACCTGTATTCCTTACGTGCGGAGTATGACGGTTTAGGGTCCATCGTAGAAGCAGGGGTGCCTTGGTTTGCCGCCCCCTTCGGGCGGGATGCCATGATTACCTCCTGGGAGACCCTAATGGTGAATCCGGATCTGGCCCGGCAGAGCTTGAGGTTCTTGGCCCAGTTCCAGGGCCAACGCGATGACCCGTTGCGGGAGGAAAAGCCAGGGAAAATTTTACATGAGCTTAGGTTTGGGGAGATGGCGGCCTGCGGAGAAGTGCTGGGCACCCCCTACTACGGCTCTGCCGACTCCACTCTCTGGTTCATTATCGTTTTAGGGGAAACCTATCGCTGGACCCGCGACTTGGAATTGGTCCGGGAGCTGGAGGGGCCCCTCCACAAAGCGCTGGCGTGGTGCCGATACTATGGGGATCTGGATGGCGATGGCTATGTTGAATACAAGCGCGAAGGGCCAATTGGACTCGACAACCAAGGCTGGAAGGATTCCTGGGATGCAGTGGTAACCCCTGAAGGGTATCTGCCTTCGCCGCCCATAGCTTTGGTGGAAGTTCAGGCTTACTTGTACCTAGCCATGCAAAGGGCCTCAGAGCTTTTGGGTGCCTTGGGGCGGTTTGAAGAAGCGGAGCGCTGGTGGCAGGATAGTCAAAAGCTTAAGCAACAATTCCTGCGGGATTTCTGGTTGGATAACCTGGGTTATATGGCCTTTGCCTTGGATGGCAATAAACGCCAAATTAGCACTACCGTTTCCAATCCAGGCCATTGCCTTTTTACCGGGGTTTTACCGGATTATCATGCGGAGAGGGTAGCGCGGCGGCTATTTGAGCCGGATATGTATTCGGGGTGGGGGATCCGCACCATGAGTAAGCGGGAGAAAGCCTATAACCCCATGAGCTACCACAACGGGTCAGTTTGGCCCCATGACAACGCTATCATTGCCCGGGGCTTAAGAAGATACGGGCATCTGGAACTGATGGAGAAACTGGCTAACGGGCTGTGGGAAGCTGCTTTTAGCTTCACTTACTTCCGGCTACCGGAACTGTTTTGCGGGTTTACCCGGCGCTTCCTTGGCGGGCCAGTGCACTACCCTACCGCCTGCGATCCCCAGGCATGGGCGGTGGGAAGCAATATTCTGCTCTTGCAGAGCATGCTGGGGCTTGAGGTCAACGGGGAGGGGATCCATATCCAGACTCCTTTGCTGCCCCGAGGGGTGAACGAGCTTCATCTTCGCGATCTCCAGGTGGGCAAGGCCAAGGTAGATCTGGAGTTTGGTCAGAGCCGAGGCAAGATTTACTGCAATGTCTTGCGCCGCGAAGGACCAGTGCGCGTGACCATCGAGGCTTAA
- a CDS encoding UPF0175 family protein codes for MLFDRSAAIQQLISIALREINKKEAVQAYREGRMTLRQCADMLGVDYFEFNEILDEQGTPIVHEPGWEAKTISGQIKHPFRGNSLSLSSNLTYEHKLAREFVERKGKWHLGR; via the coding sequence ATTTTATTCGATCGCTCGGCCGCCATCCAACAGCTGATATCCATAGCCCTTCGCGAGATCAATAAGAAAGAGGCTGTACAAGCTTATCGCGAGGGAAGAATGACCCTGAGGCAATGCGCGGATATGCTGGGCGTTGATTACTTTGAGTTCAATGAGATTCTTGATGAGCAAGGTACACCGATCGTACATGAGCCAGGGTGGGAGGCCAAGACAATATCAGGCCAAATAAAGCATCCTTTTCGCGGGAATAGCTTATCCCTATCCTCCAACCTAACCTACGAACATAAGTTGGCGCGAGAATTTGTGGAAAGGAAAGGAAAGTGGCACCTAGGCCGCTAA
- a CDS encoding ferredoxin has protein sequence MQVTVDQDLCIACGDCIDVCPEVFDWNEEGLSHVIVDTVPEDVEDECREAVESCPTEAIKEVG, from the coding sequence ATGCAGGTAACAGTAGATCAAGATCTCTGCATCGCTTGCGGGGACTGTATTGACGTCTGCCCGGAAGTATTTGATTGGAACGAAGAGGGCCTTTCCCATGTGATAGTGGACACCGTTCCCGAAGATGTGGAGGATGAATGCCGGGAAGCGGTGGAATCTTGCCCCACCGAAGCCATCAAAGAGGTCGGTTAG
- a CDS encoding methyl-accepting chemotaxis protein: MHRWFSDLKVFTKILILALVLLSLNAATGVYCWRTMASLHQGQVNIYNNELVPVALLGNIRESTMYNSRAVAEHLATTDPAKMQQLEKDIQDHSAQTDQWVKQYGAIEMSAREKELWEEFVSAREQYHPLRKRVLELSRAGNKAEALRANQEAIGARDRMLKAADDLAALSQALAAEIHQQGEKQFGSARTLFLVILALSLALGVTAAIWIGRSISKPLKVLEQAAGAVAGGDLTPSWNIASRDEVGSLASSLSAMLASLRTLVGQIHDSSKNLAAAAEELSAAAEQSTQATTEVAQTAQELSAGAERQNQSVQDTMAAIEQASAGIEEIAATAQEVVASASEAAKVAKEGRQSMDRAVTEMARIRETVEGVSATVHSLGQRSATIGQITDLITDIADQTNLLALNAAIEAARAGEQGRGFAVVAEEVRKLAEQAEKAAQEISSLISQVQDDTLKAVQAMEESLEVVKTGSQVITSGGKAFTQIEGMVNEVSQRVQQVSASTQEMAKGSEEMVRAVKTISEVAEQVAQAAQEVASGNEEQSASVEEVSASADSLSKLAQELHGVISKFKLA, translated from the coding sequence GGGCCAGGTCAACATATATAACAACGAGCTGGTGCCGGTAGCTCTGTTGGGAAATATCCGGGAAAGCACCATGTACAACAGCCGGGCTGTGGCCGAGCACCTGGCCACTACTGATCCGGCCAAAATGCAACAGCTGGAGAAAGATATTCAAGATCACTCCGCCCAGACTGACCAATGGGTGAAGCAGTATGGAGCTATCGAGATGAGTGCCCGAGAAAAGGAGCTGTGGGAAGAGTTTGTTTCGGCGCGCGAGCAGTATCACCCTTTACGCAAGAGGGTACTGGAACTGAGCCGGGCAGGGAACAAGGCTGAGGCTCTAAGGGCCAACCAGGAGGCAATTGGGGCCCGGGACCGCATGCTCAAAGCTGCGGATGACTTGGCGGCTCTCAGCCAGGCCTTGGCCGCAGAAATTCATCAGCAGGGCGAAAAGCAGTTTGGCAGCGCCCGCACCCTGTTCCTCGTCATCCTGGCTCTGTCCCTGGCCTTGGGCGTGACAGCCGCCATTTGGATTGGGCGGAGCATTAGCAAACCCCTCAAGGTACTTGAGCAGGCGGCCGGCGCGGTGGCCGGGGGCGACCTTACTCCCAGCTGGAATATTGCCAGCCGGGATGAAGTGGGCTCTCTGGCATCCTCTTTATCGGCCATGCTGGCAAGCCTGAGAACGCTGGTTGGGCAGATTCACGATTCCTCCAAGAACCTGGCGGCGGCCGCCGAAGAGCTGAGCGCTGCGGCCGAACAGAGTACCCAGGCTACCACTGAGGTGGCCCAAACAGCCCAGGAGCTTTCCGCGGGAGCCGAACGCCAAAACCAGAGCGTACAGGATACCATGGCTGCTATCGAGCAGGCCTCAGCCGGAATCGAAGAGATTGCTGCCACTGCCCAGGAGGTGGTTGCCTCAGCCAGTGAAGCGGCCAAGGTGGCCAAAGAGGGGCGCCAGTCTATGGACCGGGCGGTGACCGAGATGGCGCGCATCCGGGAGACCGTGGAGGGAGTCTCGGCCACCGTCCACAGCCTTGGACAGCGCTCTGCCACGATCGGTCAAATTACCGATCTCATTACCGACATTGCCGACCAGACCAACCTCTTGGCCCTTAATGCCGCCATTGAGGCTGCCAGGGCCGGCGAGCAGGGACGGGGTTTTGCAGTGGTGGCTGAAGAGGTGAGGAAGCTGGCCGAGCAAGCGGAAAAGGCAGCCCAAGAGATTTCGAGCCTCATCAGTCAGGTTCAGGATGATACCCTGAAGGCAGTGCAGGCTATGGAGGAAAGCCTTGAAGTTGTAAAGACGGGCAGTCAGGTCATCACCAGTGGCGGCAAGGCGTTTACCCAAATTGAAGGCATGGTTAACGAGGTGTCCCAGCGGGTTCAGCAGGTATCGGCTTCCACTCAGGAGATGGCCAAGGGCAGCGAGGAAATGGTACGGGCAGTTAAGACAATCAGCGAAGTTGCCGAACAGGTGGCGCAGGCGGCCCAGGAAGTGGCTTCTGGCAACGAGGAGCAGTCAGCTTCGGTAGAAGAGGTATCGGCATCAGCGGATTCCCTGTCGAAACTGGCGCAGGAGCTTCATGGGGTAATTTCTAAGTTCAAGCTGGCTTAG
- a CDS encoding aminotransferase class IV has product MSGIAWVNERIIDEEEPCLSVQERGFLYGDGLFETVRVYQGRPFVWQRHLARLAAGCERLQMPCPVQLVTEGMDRILGTFGPTDGSLRVTVTRGKVPRGLLAPQGKPTVVITASIGEPYSPDAYERGFKAVTVSFPRNQLSPLVGLKSLNYLENLLGKQEAAAAGADEGIFLNLMGEVTEGTISNVFLVLGDWRIVTPPPESGLLPGITREWIIMLASKLGFSVSEQPVFPQDFLKAREAFLTNSLLEVMPLIALDGVAIGNGAPGPVARALREAYREIAVKQFGR; this is encoded by the coding sequence GTCCAGGAGAGGGGATTTCTTTACGGTGACGGTCTTTTCGAGACTGTCAGGGTCTACCAGGGCAGGCCTTTTGTCTGGCAGCGGCATCTAGCCAGGCTAGCAGCCGGATGTGAACGTTTGCAGATGCCTTGTCCCGTCCAGTTGGTTACAGAGGGGATGGATCGGATCCTTGGAACCTTTGGCCCTACTGACGGGAGCCTCAGGGTAACGGTGACCCGCGGTAAGGTACCCCGGGGACTGCTGGCTCCCCAGGGCAAGCCGACCGTGGTGATCACCGCCAGTATCGGAGAACCATACTCCCCGGATGCTTACGAGCGGGGCTTTAAAGCGGTAACCGTAAGTTTCCCTCGCAACCAGTTGTCTCCCCTAGTCGGATTGAAATCCCTGAACTACCTGGAGAACCTGCTTGGGAAGCAGGAGGCTGCCGCAGCCGGGGCTGACGAGGGGATCTTTTTAAACCTCATGGGAGAAGTGACGGAGGGAACCATTAGCAACGTCTTCCTAGTTCTGGGGGACTGGCGAATTGTCACACCCCCACCGGAGAGCGGGCTTTTGCCCGGGATCACCCGGGAATGGATAATCATGCTGGCGAGTAAACTTGGCTTCTCGGTTTCCGAACAGCCAGTTTTTCCCCAAGACTTTTTGAAAGCCAGGGAGGCTTTTCTGACCAACTCCCTACTTGAGGTAATGCCGCTCATCGCCTTGGACGGGGTGGCTATCGGCAACGGGGCGCCGGGACCGGTTGCAAGGGCGCTGCGTGAGGCTTACCGGGAAATCGCGGTTAAACAGTTTGGCAGGTAA
- a CDS encoding trehalose-6-phosphate synthase, translated as MDGRKHLRRPAGSRSGEKGKLILVSNRGPATLAAKGSDRPAQAVSGLVSAVEPLINSVGGVWVAWDGQASDTSGVTRQAVSEFLSLRGISLSSEEIESYYHGVANGALWPLCHYFVDKCKFRSRDWEGYRKVNQKFAWAVLDEASPLDWVWVHDYHLALLPGILRQTVSRQRIAFYWHIPFPQEEVFQLLPWADELLEGLLGSNLIGFHLERYATNFLASCKSILGARVDWEENTVSYKGHVTKVMAVPIGIEFSVFDQLARSQTVRTKASQAREAIGAEQIILGVERLDYTKGIVERLLAMEALWEKYPEYRGKASLVQVGVPTRSGLDTYDNLRAEIERQVARINGRFGTLGWLPIYYIERPLGREDLCAYYAMADVALVTPLRDGLNLVAKEYIASRKDSGVLVLSRFAGAAEELEEALLVNPYCPDEIREAVRRALTMPLDEQQRRLAALRKKIKSHDVHWWLGTFLKAFYETSVSLPIIAGPLSEAQLGPDARPADARPVGKLLE; from the coding sequence TTGGATGGACGTAAGCACCTGAGGAGACCAGCGGGCTCCAGAAGCGGGGAGAAAGGAAAGCTGATTCTAGTTTCTAACCGGGGACCCGCCACATTGGCGGCCAAAGGTTCGGATCGCCCGGCGCAAGCGGTTAGCGGGCTAGTCTCAGCCGTGGAGCCGTTGATCAATTCTGTGGGAGGAGTTTGGGTGGCTTGGGATGGCCAAGCCTCTGATACCAGCGGGGTGACCCGCCAGGCCGTAAGCGAGTTTCTTTCCCTTCGCGGCATTAGCCTAAGCTCAGAGGAAATCGAAAGCTACTATCACGGGGTAGCCAACGGGGCCTTATGGCCTTTATGCCACTATTTTGTGGACAAGTGCAAGTTTCGTTCCCGCGATTGGGAAGGCTACCGCAAGGTGAACCAGAAATTTGCCTGGGCGGTACTGGATGAAGCCTCACCCCTAGATTGGGTGTGGGTGCACGATTACCATCTAGCCTTGCTTCCCGGCATCCTGCGGCAAACGGTTTCTCGACAACGGATTGCCTTTTATTGGCACATCCCTTTCCCCCAGGAAGAGGTTTTCCAGCTCCTGCCCTGGGCCGATGAGCTCTTGGAAGGCCTATTGGGCTCCAACTTAATTGGGTTTCACCTGGAGCGCTATGCCACCAACTTCCTGGCCAGCTGTAAATCCATCCTAGGAGCCCGGGTGGACTGGGAGGAAAATACGGTCAGCTACAAGGGCCACGTTACTAAGGTGATGGCGGTACCCATCGGCATCGAGTTTAGCGTCTTTGATCAGTTGGCCCGGAGCCAAACCGTCAGGACCAAAGCTAGCCAGGCTCGGGAAGCGATAGGGGCTGAGCAGATCATCCTGGGAGTGGAGAGGCTGGATTATACCAAGGGCATAGTGGAGCGGCTCTTGGCCATGGAAGCGCTCTGGGAAAAGTATCCCGAATACCGGGGCAAGGCCAGCCTGGTGCAGGTGGGGGTGCCTACCCGCTCGGGCCTAGATACTTACGACAACCTGCGGGCCGAGATTGAGCGCCAAGTGGCGCGGATAAATGGGCGCTTTGGAACCCTGGGCTGGCTTCCTATTTACTATATTGAGCGCCCGTTGGGGCGGGAGGACTTGTGCGCTTACTATGCCATGGCCGATGTGGCCTTAGTGACTCCCCTCCGCGATGGCTTAAACCTGGTGGCCAAGGAATACATAGCCTCGCGGAAGGATAGCGGCGTCTTGGTTCTATCCCGCTTTGCCGGGGCGGCGGAAGAGCTAGAGGAGGCGCTATTGGTAAATCCTTACTGTCCGGACGAGATCCGAGAGGCGGTCCGGCGGGCCCTGACTATGCCGCTGGACGAGCAACAGCGGCGCCTGGCTGCCTTGCGGAAGAAGATTAAGAGCCACGATGTGCATTGGTGGCTAGGCACTTTTCTTAAGGCCTTTTACGAGACCAGTGTCAGCCTCCCCATTATTGCTGGCCCCCTGAGCGAGGCCCAGCTTGGGCCCGACGCCAGGCCGGCTGATGCCAGGCCGGTTGGCAAATTGCTGGAGTAA
- a CDS encoding glycosyltransferase family 4 protein, whose protein sequence is MRVAMLHWAFPPTIGGVESHLALLGPELVREGHQVSLLTGLDPTRSNNASWAGASKGLAPAGFEARSDQGRGWPEKHSAGQRLGPAGAGGRSWPDGPPGPDGPPGPDGSPGPDGNQQLVERLQWRGMDIWRSPLIDLNYLSSADIARRSAEIEELIEQFLDEVNPDIVHAHNFHYFSPTHAQALATLKKKKGFPLVLTAHNVWADATWEALLSYIDIWDGVIAVSNYIKGALIASGYPAERITVIYHGIDATQFTPSEPGSDHFLPGLPPELLAGRRVVFHPARMRLEKGSHLSVQALKSVIRQFPNVLLLLAGTEQAVDWEREHASEVRYVSSLIEELGLKDYVYVHFIPWDEMPRFYQAAEICIYPSCFEEPFGLALLEAQAAGKPMIASRAGGMPEIITDGYNGLVIPKDDSQALARAIEELLLHPDLARAMGQRGRKLVLERFTVARMASETVEFYQRVLDWAPRAVSLARSETGFTEAGFT, encoded by the coding sequence GTGCGTGTGGCGATGTTGCACTGGGCCTTTCCCCCGACTATCGGAGGAGTAGAGAGTCATTTGGCCCTGCTAGGGCCGGAGCTGGTGAGGGAAGGCCACCAGGTTAGTCTCTTGACCGGCCTGGATCCCACCCGGTCCAATAATGCCTCCTGGGCGGGGGCATCGAAAGGGCTGGCTCCTGCGGGGTTTGAGGCCAGGTCCGATCAAGGGCGGGGATGGCCAGAAAAGCATAGTGCCGGCCAAAGATTGGGACCGGCAGGTGCAGGTGGGCGAAGCTGGCCGGATGGGCCACCTGGGCCGGATGGGCCACCTGGGCCGGATGGGTCCCCCGGGCCAGATGGGAATCAGCAGCTGGTCGAGAGGCTGCAGTGGCGGGGCATGGACATCTGGCGTAGCCCTTTAATTGACCTAAACTACTTGAGCTCGGCCGATATAGCCAGGCGGTCAGCTGAGATTGAGGAGCTGATTGAGCAGTTCCTGGATGAGGTTAATCCCGATATTGTCCATGCCCACAATTTCCACTATTTTAGCCCAACCCATGCCCAAGCGTTGGCCACATTGAAAAAGAAAAAAGGTTTTCCCCTGGTGCTGACGGCGCACAATGTCTGGGCGGATGCTACTTGGGAAGCGTTGCTCAGCTATATAGATATCTGGGATGGGGTAATCGCAGTCAGCAATTATATCAAGGGGGCCTTGATTGCCAGCGGCTATCCGGCCGAGCGCATTACCGTAATTTACCACGGCATTGATGCTACTCAGTTTACTCCCTCTGAGCCTGGATCGGATCATTTCCTGCCGGGCCTGCCGCCGGAGCTCCTGGCGGGGCGAAGGGTAGTGTTCCATCCGGCCAGGATGCGCCTGGAAAAGGGTAGCCATTTGAGCGTCCAGGCCTTAAAGTCGGTCATCCGCCAGTTCCCCAATGTCCTACTGCTGCTGGCAGGCACCGAGCAGGCGGTGGACTGGGAGAGGGAACACGCGTCGGAAGTGAGGTATGTATCCTCATTAATTGAGGAGCTAGGGCTGAAAGACTACGTATATGTACATTTTATTCCCTGGGACGAAATGCCTCGCTTTTACCAGGCGGCAGAAATCTGCATTTACCCTTCCTGCTTTGAAGAGCCGTTTGGGCTGGCTCTTTTGGAAGCGCAGGCAGCCGGCAAGCCTATGATCGCCAGTCGGGCCGGAGGGATGCCGGAGATCATTACCGATGGCTATAACGGTCTGGTGATACCCAAGGACGATAGCCAGGCTTTAGCTAGGGCCATAGAAGAGCTCTTGCTTCACCCCGACCTGGCCCGGGCCATGGGCCAAAGGGGTCGCAAGCTGGTGCTGGAGCGCTTTACCGTAGCCCGAATGGCTTCAGAGACGGTAGAGTTTTACCAGCGGGTATTGGATTGGGCTCCTAGAGCCGTATCTTTGGCTCGATCTGAGACCGGGTTTACCGAAGCCGGGTTTACATAA